A DNA window from Desulfurobacterium atlanticum contains the following coding sequences:
- the pelG gene encoding exopolysaccharide Pel transporter PelG, which yields MAGISFELKKTLKGKKLTNLLLAFTYSTSLSAGPWIISILSIIFAGFAAEQAGVPHEIVRKYQIVVTYITAFSLIISGPFQLLFTRYIADRLFEKKENKLLPNFTGVLFVNLLLSFIFGICFTWFTSLKNIFYEMPWFVILFILSLILMTGLWMINTLLTSFKNYKYILFAFIAGFGSMIITAPYTGKYELTGLMFSFFIGLLIVFSLLTGYIFYQYSSDKIVEFEFLNRKKVFISLSFTGLFYNIGIWADKFIFWLSPLTGEKVIDPFKASIVYDIPIFLAYLAISPGMGIFFLKLESEFAEYYERYYSAVRGGETLDRIYELGVELVNAVRALVQEVLRIQAIAVIIIYLMEFIIFKFLHYSPLYLPLFNILLLGTYLQLVVMTIIAIHFYFDLKSYALYTTFSFALLNIIFTILSIYAGPFYYGYGFLGSLLISFLVGIFLLRRFLGEIHYRTFMLI from the coding sequence ATGGCGGGAATCTCATTTGAACTTAAAAAAACTCTAAAAGGAAAAAAACTTACAAATCTACTCCTTGCATTTACATATTCAACATCTTTAAGTGCCGGTCCCTGGATAATATCAATTTTAAGCATTATCTTTGCAGGATTTGCAGCAGAACAAGCAGGAGTTCCGCACGAAATTGTAAGAAAATATCAAATAGTTGTAACCTACATAACCGCCTTTAGCCTGATAATATCAGGGCCATTCCAGCTACTTTTCACAAGATACATAGCTGACAGGCTTTTTGAAAAGAAAGAAAATAAACTTCTTCCAAACTTTACAGGAGTTCTTTTTGTTAACCTTTTGCTCTCCTTTATTTTCGGAATCTGTTTCACATGGTTCACATCTTTAAAAAATATTTTTTATGAAATGCCCTGGTTTGTAATTCTATTTATTCTATCTCTTATTCTAATGACTGGGTTGTGGATGATAAACACTCTTTTAACATCCTTTAAAAATTATAAATATATCCTTTTTGCATTTATAGCAGGATTTGGTTCTATGATAATCACCGCACCATATACTGGTAAATACGAACTTACAGGTTTAATGTTCAGCTTTTTTATAGGATTGCTGATAGTTTTTTCCCTTCTTACAGGCTATATTTTCTACCAGTACAGCAGCGACAAAATTGTTGAATTTGAATTTCTTAACAGGAAAAAGGTATTTATTTCCCTTTCTTTCACAGGACTTTTCTACAATATTGGAATATGGGCTGATAAGTTTATTTTCTGGCTTTCTCCCCTTACAGGAGAGAAAGTGATAGACCCTTTCAAAGCTTCTATAGTTTATGACATACCTATATTTCTTGCGTATCTTGCTATTTCTCCGGGTATGGGTATCTTCTTTCTGAAACTTGAAAGTGAATTTGCAGAGTATTATGAAAGGTACTACTCTGCAGTTAGAGGAGGTGAAACTCTTGACAGGATATATGAACTTGGAGTTGAACTTGTAAACGCTGTCAGAGCACTTGTTCAGGAGGTACTGAGAATTCAGGCAATTGCTGTTATTATTATATATTTGATGGAATTTATAATTTTTAAATTTCTCCACTACTCTCCCCTCTACCTTCCTTTATTTAACATATTGCTTCTTGGAACATACCTACAGCTTGTTGTTATGACGATTATAGCTATTCATTTCTACTTTGATTTAAAATCCTACGCACTATATACAACTTTTAGTTTTGCTTTATTAAACATAATTTTTACTATTCTATCTATTTACGCAGGTCCTTTCTACTATGGATACGGCTTTTTAGGTTCATTACTTATAAGTTTTCTTGTAGGAATTTTCCTTTTAAGGAGGTTTTTAGGTGAGATTCATTACAGGACTTTTATGCTTATTTAG